Below is a window of Prionailurus viverrinus isolate Anna chromosome A1, UM_Priviv_1.0, whole genome shotgun sequence DNA.
cccacctagggctctgtgctgacagctcagagcctgaagcctgcatcgaattctgtctccctctccctcagcccgtcctccactcacactctgtctctctctgtctctcaaaattgaataaacttaaaaattgtttaaattaaatCTATCAACATATTTCAATAGAATTTTATCATCCAAAACTTCCATAACTTTTAACCTAGATCGATACATATGAATACAATTGCCTTCACATTGCATTCAGCTTATTTTTCATTGTGATGTAGGGGATACCAAGTTTATATCTTTACAAATGGGACTTAAAGAAACTGTTATACATtgatggaaagagagagggagagagagacagagagagattcacatgtaaaagaaagtttttattatGAGTACTAATAATTTAgtctattttctatttatcatGCAGATATTTTGGCCTTAGCGCACATGTATACTGAAATACACTCATTGAAATACTTTGTTTCTCTAAAAACAAGATTTCTctagttttttcttaattttgacaaGACACCTAACATAACTATagtattgtacatttaaaaatttggtaATTGGCTATATCTCACACGAAGTCTGCCTTCTCAATAGACAAACTATGGAAACAAATATCATGCAAATTGAAGGATAAATTTATTTCTGACATTGAAATTATTTGCTTGACTGTTCCTAAACACTATAGAAACATTGGTGAGTGCAaggattcaaaaaataaacaaattaggaAAGTTAACATAATATTAATGAACAAAATATCTCCATATTGATGTTGaattttactcattttgtttgtttgtttgtttgtttgtttgtttgtttgtttttctggagaagTCCTATACTAATCTTTTGCCCAAACCTAGTTGATGACATATAATGAGGGTCACAGAGTTAAAATTGTAGCCAATCCTTTATATTCAGAAGGCAACTGGTATGGACCAGGACCTCCATACTAAAGGACTCTTTTCCCCACCTACTGGCCTCTGATTGTGGCTGTTATGTTCACCAGCCTTTACTGGTGGATCAGCTAGGAAGGATATTAGTTCCTCAGCATTGAAACAAAACCATGTTCTTCCAATAGCCACAATTTATATATCGTCCTGGactgtagtttttaaaaacaacctaCCTAGCTACAAAAATCCACCTTCCCACTTAACGTGTTGCAACTGTGAATAAGCAATttactcagtttcttcatttgtgaagtgGATTGTTAGAGTATTTACTTTAgagatttattttgtaaattaagtgagataatccatggaaaatgtttataaagatgCCAACTATGTTATTGCTCACCCTTAACTTTCTTTATTATTAGGAGTCCATGATCATCAGGAAATAATACACAAATAACCATTATTGCTCATCCTCCATATTCTGGGCTTTGTTGTTTATTACAGACCAGAGACAATGAGATATGGATGGAACAAACCAAACAGCAGTGACAgagttcatttttcttgggttttcTAGTGTTCTCTATCTGCGGCTAACCTTGTTTGTGATATTTCTCACTGTGTATCTGCTCTCCCTCATGGGAAACactcttattattttcattgttctcaCGGATGTCACACTCCAAACAcccatgtacatttttttaggAAATTTGTCATTCCTGGAGATCTGGTACACCACAGCCACGGTGCCTAAGTTGCTGGCCACCTGCCTCGCACAGGTTGTTACCATCTCTGTTTTTGGTTGTATAACCCAGTACTACTTCTTTTTCTCCATGGGAGCTACAGAGTGCATCCTGCTCGcagtgatggcctatgaccggTACCTGGCCATCTGCAGTCCTTTAAGGTATTCACTTCTCATGAGTCTTCGGGTGTGCCTGCAGTTTTCAGCTGGATCATGGATTGGGGGCTTCATTGCCCCTCTGCTACCTACTATACTCATCTCCCATCTAAGCTTCTGTGGCCCCCAGAAGATCAACCATTTCTTTTGTGACTCAGACCCCATTTTTAAACTGTCTTGCTCTGATACATTTTTGGTGGAGGCCTTGGGGTATACATGTAGCTCTGTTGTGATTCTAAGTTCTTTccttctcactatgtcctcatATGGGCACATTGTGGTCACAATAATCAGGCTGTCTTCTCGGGAGGCTCGGAAGAAAACTTTCTCCACCTGTGCCTCCCACCTCACTGTAGTATCTATCTATTATGGCACCATTATCTTTGCTTATGTTCGCCCTCCAGCCAAGTACAACTTCACTATTGGTAAAGTGATCTCAGTGTTCTACTGTGTGGTCACTCCATTGGTAAATCCTCTCATATACACCCTGAGaaacaaagatgtgaagaaagcTTTCAGAAAACTTCTATCACAAAAGAGACTGCTCTTGGCCTGATATATGAACGATTTGAGAGATACTCTAAAATAATCAATTTAGAATGGGTTCCCAAACCACATTTACAAATGGTAAGTACTGAAAAGTATATTGCAAAATTGACACCACCTAATATGAACATGTCTCTATTCTTTACATTTTGCTTTGAATTCTACTGCAGTAGATGGTCTGTAATTGCTATGTTTAAGAATGTTGGCATTGAGCCATTGTGATAAAGAGATAAATCACACAAGCTCCCTGCCCACACACCATTAACAATAGGAAAGTAGTCTTAGTCCCATATTTCAgttgagtatttttataatttatactttatCAATAACTTATGGGACAAAGACTGTTTCTGCTGAATCGAGCAGTGTTACTCTGTCTGGTAGTTGTACTGTTATAAACATATCACTTTGTATGTGAATATAACttagtaaataaacatataatatacacatatgatAAGCCAGcactatttttaaagttgatttttaaattatgcatataaacataaatagaaaatttcactaaaaataggaaaatattatataattcagATTTTTCTAGATAATTGAATTTCAAAATTTTAGCAGATGTTAACAAGGAtaagaagtggaaggaaaaagaaagaaaaaacttagaACTGGACAGTACCATAATAGGATATCTAACATAGTAAAACACGTATCAATTAtcttgcatttttataaaatattcaagcaGACAACCAGATAAGAATAAATTAAACCAATTAAGGAGagcagaaaaagtagaaaatagggGCACAAACCAGGTTTTCCTTTCTTATGTTTGCCTTCTTATGTTATGaagaaactttatattttaaatacagtttagTGGCAAAAGGGATGACAAAGGTGCTAGAGGAAATAcgtttttctaaactttttaagATAAGTGTTTTCCACCCAATCACTTCCTCAACTCTTTCCATTCAAAGTGATATCAGTGCAGTAAAAGCATCTGAATAGtcagggagcttgttagaaatgaataTCAAACCCCAGACCTCTTGAATGAAAGGACACAGTTCAATAGGATCCCTAGTTGACTGAAAGGGAGATTAAATCACTAGACACACTACTTTAGGAAACCAAGgctttaaataatgtatttttaatggcaTGAGTATATAAAAAACCAAGAGTTTCTTACACATGCCaatgcttaaaatttttgttaactttGGTGTGTCATTTTCTAGTATTatgtacagtgtaatattttttttcctgaattcctaattaggttttattttttttaaaaaattttttttcaacgtttatttatttttgggacagagagagacagagcatgaacgggggaggggcagagagagaggcagacacagaatcggaaacagactccaggctctgagccatcagctcagagcccgatgtggggctcgaactcacggaccgcgagatcgtgacctggctgaagtcggacgctttaaccgactgcgccacccaggcgccccaggttttatttttaaaacagaacacATCCATGGGAAAATGTTGTCAAAATTccctatacatatacataaaaaactTGTGCCATACATCAACATTTTTTCTAACCCTTCCTTTTTCCATCAAAATATCAAAAGCTATGTAAAACTCTCACAATAACAGGGAAACATTCTGTATAAACACACTGTTGTTTTGAATGCCATCTTActgcaggaaaggaaaacttctgtGTTCCTAGGTTCTGTGGCAAAAACTAAGTATTAAATTgccatgagacagattaacataagaaaagcatacacattttattttaatttccatgtgcACATGGGGGTCTGTAAAAGGTGAATGAACCTGAAGAAGCATTTGGCCCAAGAgcttatatgcatttttaaacaaagaatgaTAAATTGTGGTTATGTGACAGACAAATAGGCTTGAGCAGCAATTATGGGAAAGTGCCTAGGAAATATATAGGAGAAACTAAAGCAAttcaagtattattttaataggTTTGTTTTATAGGTACATTTTGGGATCAACTCTCAGTCCACAGTGATGAGAATGTTCTCTTCCTGGGACAGGGTACGCACCTTTCATTAGGGAATGTTATGACCTGCTTTTagataaaaagagggaaatcagGGAGCCCTCCCTGCATATTCTGTTTCCCAAATGCCTTCAGTTCAAAATAGCCAATATGTTAAAGTGGCGTATTTTGGGTgacatgttctctttttttttttttttaattttttttttcaacgtttcttatttatttttgggacagagagagacagagcatgaatgggggaggggcagagagagagggagacacagaatcggaaacaggctccaggctctgagccatcagcccagagcctgacgcggggctcgaactcacggaccgcgagatcatgacctggctgaagtcggaggcttaaccaactgcgccacccaggcgccccatgggtgaCATGTTCTTAACCACCCACAACTGAAAATAGAATTCTTTATTCTTGTTAATATGGTAATATTTCCAAATCTAATTTTTTGGCcagaatatatctatatcttccctttttttattATGCTAGTCATCCCAAAGCTCTAActggattttccattttttttttttaagatttattcatatttgagagacagggggtgagtgagggagggagcagagagaggcagggagacatagaatccgaagcaggctccaggctctgagctgtcaacacagagccccacgtggggctcaaactcacaaactgtgagatcatgacctgagctgaagccagatgcttaaccccctgagctacccaggcactcaaGTATCTGGATTTCTTTTAATGCTAGGGCCAACCTGGGAACAAATGTGTCTTGAGACATTCATGACTCAATTTAAACACATACAAAAGAAGCTTTCCTGTTCCAATCATTCATTTTCATCCCATTGTTatatttttgtaacttctttGGTCTTACTTTCAAAAACTGCAATCAAGGTGGTTAATTGGAAAGCTATCCATTACAAGCTGGTTCATTGTAACCCTAGTACATGTTTAAGCAGGATTCATTAAAGCAAATTATCATGGAATCTCAAAATCTATCCTGCTGATGATCTTCATAAAGCAGTGTAATAGCATAAGACAAAATGCAAAtgtgagtttaaaaaaatgaggaaaactagtttaaaaattaaaaaaaatgaggaaacatcaaaataaaagtcaaataatatttaattttactttgattATAGGACTACAAGTGTTTTATGAAACTTCACAAAAGGTACCAGAGATGAGAAATATATTGAGAGAACATTTACTTGTTGTTTTCTTAGTTGAGACAATATATTCATACATAAAGTTTTGTGAACAGAGTTGGcaataaatgtgtatgtaaacATTACTTTTATAAGTATTTAAGAAACTTCCTGAAATAGGAATTTGTAAGCATCTTATTGGTCTGACTATAGCTTTCTCTGCGGTGTAAATGTTCTAGAATAAATgttaccttttatatttttaatgccaACTTTTTACTTATGTATTTCTTTGAAATACTAGTTATGGGATTTCATGTAAAATATCTACTTGTCTCATTGATGATTTCATAGTGAGATCGAAGGCTTTTGTAGGCTTGTGCTGTGAAACCTCACACGTAGAAAACTGAAGTCAGCTTTATTCCACCCtcctcaagaaaaagaaaagaaaactatattgtTAGAGGCTCCTCAGTATTTAGGTTGGAAAGTATGGCACCAACGCCATCACTATTCTCCTATGCTATCATGATTTATAGCCAATCCATcacaaattcttatttttactaccaaattatttcaaaatgcatgAACATATTTCCAAGTCCTTAGACATTTCCAGAGTCTGAACTACAATGCACTCATACTTGAATATCTTTATCTCAGGACATACGTAGTTCAGTGAGAACTACATGCACAACCAGAGGTGACATTTTACAGAACACGTTTTCTCCCTGCTGAAAATAGATCAATACCTTtgtcatgctttaaaaatataaactgaatAAGTCATCCTGACTGAGAAGCCCTGTATGGCCCATCACTAATtgccttgctctttcttttttcaaaggtAAAGCCTCACTAGATTGTCTTATCACTATGTCCTTACCATGTTCGTTCTCCCACATGCCACGGCTCACATTGTTTCCTCCACTGGACCCCCCCAGCAGCAACCACAGTGTGCTGCTCTTCCTTCAGGATGTTTTTGTAGGCATCACTTCCTAAAGGCAGTCTTTGAACTCACTGAAAAACTCAACCCTTTCTATAGCACCATTTCCCACTCAACAGGTATCTTTCACTCAAACATTACTCACTTAAAGTTTCACATAgttcatatgtttatatattcataGTACCtaattcatgttattttatttcacttcaaataataaattatgtCATGGTTATCAAAAATCAAAGCTATTATAAGAAGACGTACATTTAGAAATCACAACACTTCACTTTTCTTGTCTACCCTATTTTCTTTTGCCTACATAGGGAAACAATTTAGAGTGCTTTCTTGTATTCAGATCCAGTGTTTATTTGACATTCTCCtagattttctttgtaaaaagcTAAAGACATAGGTTTATGAAATAAATAGGAACTTACAATACTTACTACACAAAAACCTAGTATACTATACACATCATACTGTAGCTTAATTGTTTTCACTTTGTGATTAAATATATTGAATAATGATTAATGCTGTGGTAAGGAGCACTTTTAATTTGTTACTTTATATTCATGGGatgccatatatttttaaaatctccctAGTACTAGATCCTAATTACTGCCCTCATACATTGTGACATATTGCCCTAATCTACAATTAGATAAGTGTCCCCTTAAAGGTAACAATCTGCCCAGGAAATTCGAGCAATCCTGGGGTTATTTCTGGAACCCAAGaattttatccatatttttagaattaaaagcGTGTCCAGCCTACTCAACTGCCCTTTACCTTGTGTTCAAGAGTGAAATTTGCAAATGGACAAGCTCCACTCCATAATGTTCTCTCACTTTAGGATAACAGATAATAGCAAAGTATATGAACTATAAATTATAAAGATATATTCTTtagtatgtatttaaaaaaaaaaacaaaaaacctctacCCCTGATAGGAATTACTACCAACGTTAAACAATGAAGGTAAAGAAAATTAGTtcaactaaattaaaataaatactccaGAAAGAACATGGGGCATCTGAAAAACtagcatacttttaaaaataaccattatatatcaaataaaatttCACGAACAAATTAAAGCGTAGTAAGAGTCTCTCTGATATAAAGATTACAACAATTAGGATAAAATGAATCTCAGTGTAATTTGCTTATTAAATACTGTGAATTGTCTGTATTaccttttatttatcttcttttttcttgaagtataattaacatatggtgTATAATATTTCATGTATACAcgataatgattcaacaattccatatattacagtgctcatcacaataagtgtactgtTAACccttttttactatttttcctttccacttaCACACTTGCCTTCTAGTagtaaccaacagtttgttctctgcatttaagggtctatttttttttctttgtttttctgggctcttaaattccacatatgagtgaaatggtatggtatttgtctttctgtgg
It encodes the following:
- the LOC125163961 gene encoding olfactory receptor 6F1-like; the encoded protein is MDGTNQTAVTEFIFLGFSSVLYLRLTLFVIFLTVYLLSLMGNTLIIFIVLTDVTLQTPMYIFLGNLSFLEIWYTTATVPKLLATCLAQVVTISVFGCITQYYFFFSMGATECILLAVMAYDRYLAICSPLRYSLLMSLRVCLQFSAGSWIGGFIAPLLPTILISHLSFCGPQKINHFFCDSDPIFKLSCSDTFLVEALGYTCSSVVILSSFLLTMSSYGHIVVTIIRLSSREARKKTFSTCASHLTVVSIYYGTIIFAYVRPPAKYNFTIGKVISVFYCVVTPLVNPLIYTLRNKDVKKAFRKLLSQKRLLLA